A genomic stretch from Primulina huaijiensis isolate GDHJ02 chromosome 14, ASM1229523v2, whole genome shotgun sequence includes:
- the LOC140957443 gene encoding membrane-bound O-acyltransferase gup1 isoform X1: protein MVKMGSWRQKELAFLVLYAAVFYLYLVRRSLQLSHDHHAKLYGLRHGWIAGRLNDVSDAQWRNFRGNLPILILVFGIFTLVASIFRRSFCLEAKGMSIVWVLISLAYLSYLHGACIIFVIAIASFNFLIVKIFGRTRYFPFVLWSFNLFFLLFNRVYEGYRFSSFGEYWSYLDNFRGTFRWHICFNFVVLRMISFGYDYHWAEQYNRFDKKKHIQHCHHCSLGKTCYLFLQERSVTNDKFSFSIYLCYLVYAPLYIAGPIISFNAFVSQLNSPQSIYSSREIALYGFRWVSSLFLMESISHFFYFNAFAISGMWKQLSPMDIFIIGYGVLNFMWLKFLLIWRYFRFWSLINGIVAPENMPRCINNCHNLESFWKNWHASFNKWLVRYVYIPLGGAQKKMLNVWVIFTFVAIWHDLEWKLISWAWLTCIFFIPEMLVKSVAKGFQVEGALSRFIFRELSAVAGAVTITCLMVANLVGFVIGPSGINWLVSGFLQEEGLATLGGLLFSFYVGTKLMFHISDAKKQKNRLDET from the exons ATGGTGAAGATGGGCTCTTGGCGGCAGAAGGAGCTCGCATTTCTGGTACTATACGCCGCCGTTTTCTACCTCTACCTCGTTCGCCGCTCTCTTCAGCTCTCCCACG ATCATCACGCCAAGCTTTATGGTCTGCGCCACGGCTGGATCGCTGGACGACTTAAT GATGTCTCCGATGCCCAATGGAGAAATTTTCGAGGGAATTTACCAATTCTCATCTTGGTTTTTGGGATTTTCACCTTGGTCGCCAGCATTTTCAGAAGATCATTTTGTTTAGAAGCCAAGGGGATGTCTATTGTTTGGGTTCTGATTTCTTTAGCTTATTTATCGTATCTACATGGAGCCTG CATTATTTTTGTCATCGCCATTGcttcatttaattttcttataGTAAAG ATATTTGGAAGGACAAGATATTTCCCATTTGTACTCTGGAGCTTTAACTTATTTTTTCTATTATTCAATCGTGTTTATGAGGGATACCGATTCTCTAGTTTTGG GGAGTACTGGTCTTACTTGGATAACTTTCGAGGAACGTTCAGATGGCATATCTGCTTTAACTTTG TTGTTCTGCGTATGATAAGCTTTGGTTATGACTACCATTGGGCTGAACAGTACAATCGATTTGATAAAAAG AAGCATATTCAGCATTGTCACCATTGTTCATTGGGCAAGACTTGTTACCTGTTCTTACAG GAGCGAAGTGTCACCAATGACAAGTTCTCATTTTCAATATACTTGTGCTACTTGGTGTATGCACCTCTTTACATAGCTGGTCCAATCATTAGCTTCAATGCATTTGTTTCACAG CTAAATTCTCCCCAATCAATCTACTCATCTCGTGAAATCGCTTTGTATGGATTTCGCTGGGTTTCTAGTCTTTTCTTGATGGAATCAATATCACATTTCTTTTACTTTAACGCCTTTGCCATTAG TGGCATGTGGAAACAATTATCTCCCATGGACATCTTTATCATTGGATATGGG GTTCTAAACTTCATGTGGTTAAAGTTTTTGCTGATCTGGCGCTACTTCCGATTCTGGTCACTG ATTAATGGCATTGTGGCTCCTGAGAATATGCCAAGGTGTATAAATAACTGCCATAACTTAGAGAGTTTTTGGAAAAATTGGCATGCTTCATTCAACAAATGGCTTGTTAG GTATGTTTATATCCCTCTTGGTGGTGCTCAAAAGAAGATGCTCAATGTTTGGGTCATCTTCACGTTTGTTGCAATATGGCATGATTTAGAGTG GAAACTTATTTCCTGGGCATGGTTGACATGTATATTTTTCATACCAGAAATGCTGGTAAAATCAGTGGCTAAGGGCTTTCAG GTGGAAGGTGCTCTCAGCAGATTTATTTTCCGTGAACTAAGTGCTGTTGCTGGTGCAGTAACTATAACATGTCTCATG GTGGCTAATCTTGTCGGGTTTGTCATTGGGCCATCGGGCATTAATTGGTTGGTTTCTGGATTCCTCCAGGAAGAAG GACTTGCTACGCTTGGTGGCttgttattttcattttatgttGGAACCAAG CTTATGTTTCACATATCTGATGCTAAGAAACAGAAGAACAGATTAGATGAGACATAA
- the LOC140957443 gene encoding membrane-bound O-acyltransferase gup1 isoform X2: MVKMGSWRQKELAFLVLYAAVFYLYLVRRSLQLSHDHHAKLYGLRHGWIAGRLNDVSDAQWRNFRGNLPILILVFGIFTLVASIFRRSFCLEAKGMSIVWVLISLAYLSYLHGACIIFVIAIASFNFLIVKIFGRTRYFPFVLWSFNLFFLLFNRVYEGYRFSSFGEYWSYLDNFRGTFRWHICFNFVVLRMISFGYDYHWAEQYNRFDKKERSVTNDKFSFSIYLCYLVYAPLYIAGPIISFNAFVSQLNSPQSIYSSREIALYGFRWVSSLFLMESISHFFYFNAFAISGMWKQLSPMDIFIIGYGVLNFMWLKFLLIWRYFRFWSLINGIVAPENMPRCINNCHNLESFWKNWHASFNKWLVRYVYIPLGGAQKKMLNVWVIFTFVAIWHDLEWKLISWAWLTCIFFIPEMLVKSVAKGFQVEGALSRFIFRELSAVAGAVTITCLMVANLVGFVIGPSGINWLVSGFLQEEGLATLGGLLFSFYVGTKLMFHISDAKKQKNRLDET, encoded by the exons ATGGTGAAGATGGGCTCTTGGCGGCAGAAGGAGCTCGCATTTCTGGTACTATACGCCGCCGTTTTCTACCTCTACCTCGTTCGCCGCTCTCTTCAGCTCTCCCACG ATCATCACGCCAAGCTTTATGGTCTGCGCCACGGCTGGATCGCTGGACGACTTAAT GATGTCTCCGATGCCCAATGGAGAAATTTTCGAGGGAATTTACCAATTCTCATCTTGGTTTTTGGGATTTTCACCTTGGTCGCCAGCATTTTCAGAAGATCATTTTGTTTAGAAGCCAAGGGGATGTCTATTGTTTGGGTTCTGATTTCTTTAGCTTATTTATCGTATCTACATGGAGCCTG CATTATTTTTGTCATCGCCATTGcttcatttaattttcttataGTAAAG ATATTTGGAAGGACAAGATATTTCCCATTTGTACTCTGGAGCTTTAACTTATTTTTTCTATTATTCAATCGTGTTTATGAGGGATACCGATTCTCTAGTTTTGG GGAGTACTGGTCTTACTTGGATAACTTTCGAGGAACGTTCAGATGGCATATCTGCTTTAACTTTG TTGTTCTGCGTATGATAAGCTTTGGTTATGACTACCATTGGGCTGAACAGTACAATCGATTTGATAAAAAG GAGCGAAGTGTCACCAATGACAAGTTCTCATTTTCAATATACTTGTGCTACTTGGTGTATGCACCTCTTTACATAGCTGGTCCAATCATTAGCTTCAATGCATTTGTTTCACAG CTAAATTCTCCCCAATCAATCTACTCATCTCGTGAAATCGCTTTGTATGGATTTCGCTGGGTTTCTAGTCTTTTCTTGATGGAATCAATATCACATTTCTTTTACTTTAACGCCTTTGCCATTAG TGGCATGTGGAAACAATTATCTCCCATGGACATCTTTATCATTGGATATGGG GTTCTAAACTTCATGTGGTTAAAGTTTTTGCTGATCTGGCGCTACTTCCGATTCTGGTCACTG ATTAATGGCATTGTGGCTCCTGAGAATATGCCAAGGTGTATAAATAACTGCCATAACTTAGAGAGTTTTTGGAAAAATTGGCATGCTTCATTCAACAAATGGCTTGTTAG GTATGTTTATATCCCTCTTGGTGGTGCTCAAAAGAAGATGCTCAATGTTTGGGTCATCTTCACGTTTGTTGCAATATGGCATGATTTAGAGTG GAAACTTATTTCCTGGGCATGGTTGACATGTATATTTTTCATACCAGAAATGCTGGTAAAATCAGTGGCTAAGGGCTTTCAG GTGGAAGGTGCTCTCAGCAGATTTATTTTCCGTGAACTAAGTGCTGTTGCTGGTGCAGTAACTATAACATGTCTCATG GTGGCTAATCTTGTCGGGTTTGTCATTGGGCCATCGGGCATTAATTGGTTGGTTTCTGGATTCCTCCAGGAAGAAG GACTTGCTACGCTTGGTGGCttgttattttcattttatgttGGAACCAAG CTTATGTTTCACATATCTGATGCTAAGAAACAGAAGAACAGATTAGATGAGACATAA